In one window of Fibrobacterota bacterium DNA:
- a CDS encoding response regulator yields the protein MNNLPINPESAEGVPVASSDAPGWLPGPQARSILVVEDDPLIRRLLVSVLSAAGYRIESVADGSLALRILEDEFEIDLVLTDLSMPGICGTAVAEYLAENRPKVKVICMSGDPDPHDPALATLLRKRLADFLPKPFTPAQLLQLIRRRLGE from the coding sequence ATGAACAATTTACCCATCAACCCGGAATCCGCCGAAGGCGTTCCGGTCGCTTCTTCCGATGCGCCGGGTTGGCTCCCCGGCCCGCAAGCCCGCTCCATACTCGTGGTCGAAGACGATCCCCTGATCCGGCGGCTGTTGGTCAGCGTGCTTTCCGCCGCAGGTTACCGCATCGAATCGGTCGCCGACGGCTCCTTGGCCCTGCGCATACTGGAGGACGAATTCGAGATCGATTTGGTCCTGACCGATCTTTCCATGCCCGGCATTTGCGGGACGGCGGTGGCGGAGTACCTCGCGGAAAACCGGCCCAAGGTAAAGGTCATCTGCATGTCCGGCGATCCCGATCCCCATGATCCGGCTTTGGCTACCCTCCTTCGTAAGCGATTGGCCGATTTCCTGCCCAAGCCTTTTACGCCCGCGCAATTGCTGCAACTGATCCGGAGGCGACTGGGGGAGTGA
- a CDS encoding glycerophosphodiester phosphodiesterase yields the protein MNTAAAACGAALIACIAGKPGYAHDEREWGMSRERGHGYEVQVGVRPYYLINNMDEGPLKKKLQSCEDDENHVTGFSIGHRGGGTLMFPEETKESYEAGARMGAGVLECDVTFTKDQELVCRHDQCDLATTTNVLTIPALASKCSETFSPYDPATGRPASAKCCTSDFTLAEFKSLCGKMDGFNPKASTPQEFQQGTPAFRTDMYATCGTVLSHKESIRLIDSLGRNFTPEVKTPVVKMPFQGTFTQEKFAQKMIDEYKEMRIDPKRVFAQSFLYDDIKYFIRYEPKFGKQAVFLDALVDSADGYNRSLARLPSLVKDGVRIVAPPTWVLVKLDANGKIVPSEWAMKAKSLGLDIITWTLERSGPLATGGGYYYQSLAPAINNDGDEFAMLDVLARKVGILGVFSDWAGTVTYYANCMGLK from the coding sequence ATGAACACCGCGGCCGCCGCTTGCGGCGCCGCCCTCATCGCCTGCATTGCCGGCAAGCCCGGGTACGCCCACGACGAAAGGGAATGGGGCATGTCGCGCGAACGCGGACATGGCTACGAGGTGCAGGTCGGCGTGCGCCCGTACTACCTGATCAACAATATGGATGAGGGGCCTCTCAAGAAAAAGCTGCAATCTTGCGAGGACGATGAAAACCATGTCACCGGATTTTCCATCGGGCACCGTGGGGGCGGAACCCTCATGTTCCCCGAAGAGACCAAGGAATCGTACGAGGCGGGCGCGCGCATGGGAGCCGGCGTCCTGGAATGCGACGTCACCTTCACCAAGGACCAGGAACTGGTGTGCCGGCACGATCAATGCGATCTCGCCACCACCACCAACGTCCTTACCATTCCGGCCTTGGCTTCCAAGTGCAGCGAGACCTTCAGCCCTTACGACCCGGCCACCGGCAGGCCGGCCTCGGCGAAGTGCTGTACCAGCGATTTTACCTTGGCCGAGTTCAAGTCCTTGTGCGGGAAGATGGACGGATTCAATCCCAAGGCCTCCACCCCGCAGGAGTTCCAGCAAGGAACGCCTGCCTTCCGTACCGATATGTACGCGACCTGCGGAACCGTGCTGAGCCATAAGGAAAGCATCCGCCTGATCGACAGCTTGGGCCGGAACTTCACGCCCGAGGTGAAGACTCCGGTGGTGAAGATGCCGTTCCAAGGAACCTTCACCCAGGAAAAATTCGCCCAGAAGATGATCGACGAATATAAGGAAATGCGCATCGATCCCAAGCGGGTTTTCGCGCAATCCTTCCTGTACGACGACATCAAGTACTTCATTCGGTATGAGCCCAAATTCGGAAAGCAGGCGGTATTCCTCGATGCCCTGGTGGACTCCGCCGACGGATACAACCGTAGCCTGGCGCGCTTGCCCTCGTTGGTGAAGGATGGCGTGCGCATCGTGGCCCCGCCGACCTGGGTGCTGGTGAAACTGGATGCCAACGGCAAAATCGTACCCTCGGAATGGGCCATGAAGGCCAAGTCGCTGGGCTTGGACATCATCACTTGGACCTTGGAACGGTCCGGTCCCTTGGCCACCGGAGGCGGCTATTACTACCAGTCGTTGGCTCCCGCAATCAATAACGATGGCGATGAGTTCGCGATGTTGGACGTGCTGGCCCGCAAGGTGGGCATTCTCGGGGTGTTCTCGGATTGGGCGGGAACCGTGACGTACTATGCAAATTGCATGGGATTGAAATAA
- a CDS encoding class I SAM-dependent methyltransferase, translating into MHEASAGKAGQGYGNPVWEDLFRVRTWGQYPSEESVRFVKRAQSWGLSGDTALDIGAGQGACAWMLLREGFRVTALEGAPSGASHILKTTRAYGAPVDPEVLVADIVTPARFLAGRRFDLLLDHYSLCSNPKASIASAFREYRGLIKPDGYFLTCGFGKRTISYGKGTRVGEDCYSDIPEGLPLSGRGCCTFFDKEGVSALLADAGFAVKHIEAIMQEDGRGGLEKIIVYARPV; encoded by the coding sequence ATGCATGAGGCAAGCGCTGGAAAAGCCGGGCAGGGATACGGGAACCCGGTTTGGGAAGATCTATTCCGGGTCCGCACCTGGGGCCAATACCCGTCCGAAGAATCCGTCCGCTTCGTAAAGCGGGCCCAATCGTGGGGACTCTCCGGGGATACGGCCTTGGACATCGGCGCGGGCCAAGGCGCTTGCGCCTGGATGCTCCTGCGCGAAGGCTTCCGGGTCACGGCCCTGGAAGGCGCCCCTTCCGGCGCGTCCCATATCCTCAAAACCACGCGCGCCTACGGCGCCCCGGTCGATCCGGAGGTCCTGGTCGCCGACATCGTGACGCCGGCCCGTTTCCTGGCGGGACGCCGCTTCGACCTGCTCTTGGATCATTACTCGTTGTGCTCCAATCCCAAGGCGTCCATCGCCAGCGCGTTCCGCGAATACCGCGGCCTGATCAAACCGGACGGATATTTCCTGACCTGCGGTTTCGGCAAGCGGACCATCAGTTATGGTAAAGGGACGCGGGTGGGGGAGGATTGCTACTCCGACATTCCCGAGGGATTGCCTTTGTCCGGCCGCGGCTGCTGCACCTTCTTCGACAAGGAAGGGGTTTCCGCGCTCTTGGCGGACGCCGGTTTCGCCGTCAAGCATATCGAGGCGATCATGCAGGAAGATGGCCGGGGCGGTTTGGAGAAGATCATCGTCTACGCGCGGCCGGTATGA
- a CDS encoding DUF2461 domain-containing protein produces MLSKSTFAFLIDLKKHNDRDWFQAHKERYLAAKADFETLVGEVIRAISAFDKSIEHIDPAKCTFRIFRDARFSKDKSPYKTNMGAHIGVAEKKFQQKAGYYLHLEPGNCFLGGGAYRPEAAWLKAIREAIAEDGKFFRGVINAAAFKKQFGSMSGETLKKAPQGYPPEHPHIELLKHKDFLAMKTLKDADLLKPAFVKEAAAAFKALVPFNRFLNDVLEP; encoded by the coding sequence ATGTTGTCCAAATCCACTTTCGCGTTCCTGATCGATTTGAAGAAGCACAACGATCGGGATTGGTTCCAGGCCCATAAGGAGCGCTATCTGGCGGCGAAGGCGGATTTCGAAACCCTGGTCGGGGAAGTGATCCGCGCGATTTCCGCCTTCGACAAATCGATCGAGCATATCGATCCCGCGAAATGCACCTTCCGTATTTTCCGCGACGCCCGCTTCTCGAAGGACAAGTCCCCTTACAAGACCAACATGGGCGCGCATATCGGGGTGGCGGAAAAGAAATTCCAGCAAAAGGCCGGATACTATCTCCATCTGGAACCCGGGAATTGCTTTCTCGGCGGAGGGGCCTACCGTCCCGAAGCCGCTTGGCTTAAAGCGATCCGGGAAGCCATCGCCGAGGACGGGAAATTCTTCCGCGGGGTCATCAACGCAGCCGCCTTCAAGAAGCAATTCGGATCCATGTCGGGCGAAACCTTGAAGAAGGCCCCACAGGGATATCCCCCGGAACATCCCCACATCGAATTGCTGAAGCACAAGGATTTCCTGGCGATGAAAACCCTCAAGGATGCCGATTTGCTAAAGCCCGCGTTCGTCAAAGAGGCAGCGGCGGCCTTCAAGGCGCTGGTCCCTTTCAACCGCTTCCTCAACGACGTATTGGAACCTTAG
- a CDS encoding TIGR02147 family protein: MRQVDAMTEIYAYTDYRTFLKDLMEERKKESPVFSHRAVLAKMGISSTGFLANVISGRKNLTPGQAQKLAAVLKLRAAEARYFECLVLFTQARSLEEKNAQLKRLVANQRVETRALTRKQLNLFSRWHYVVLREMLYFHRIKDDYRKAARMLMPPIPSEEAERAIGELEALELIERDKDGIFRQKDAAVTTGNEIRSLQVANFQMDMIDLAKAALDHMPTTERDISCMTLTLSMESFDQVKSEIQAFRKRLSAIAVADAKSDQVFQCNVQFFPVTRKEGTV; encoded by the coding sequence TTGCGACAGGTCGATGCCATGACGGAAATCTACGCCTACACCGATTACCGAACCTTCCTGAAAGACCTCATGGAAGAGCGGAAGAAGGAAAGCCCGGTCTTTTCGCATCGCGCCGTGCTGGCCAAAATGGGAATCAGTTCCACGGGATTCCTGGCCAACGTGATTTCCGGCCGGAAGAACCTGACTCCGGGCCAGGCCCAGAAGTTGGCCGCGGTGCTGAAGCTGCGCGCGGCCGAGGCGCGCTACTTCGAATGCCTGGTGCTTTTCACCCAGGCGCGGTCCCTCGAGGAGAAGAACGCCCAGCTCAAGCGCCTGGTGGCCAACCAACGCGTGGAGACGCGGGCCCTCACGCGTAAGCAACTCAATCTCTTCTCGCGCTGGCATTACGTGGTCCTGCGCGAGATGCTGTACTTCCATCGCATCAAGGACGATTACCGCAAGGCCGCGCGCATGCTGATGCCGCCCATTCCCTCCGAGGAGGCCGAGCGCGCGATCGGCGAGTTGGAAGCCTTGGAGCTCATCGAACGGGATAAGGACGGGATATTTCGGCAGAAGGATGCGGCGGTCACGACCGGGAACGAGATCCGCTCCTTGCAGGTCGCCAATTTCCAGATGGACATGATCGATCTGGCCAAGGCGGCCCTCGACCATATGCCGACAACCGAACGGGACATCTCATGCATGACCTTGACCCTGTCGATGGAAAGCTTCGATCAGGTCAAGTCCGAAATCCAAGCCTTCCGCAAGCGCCTTTCCGCCATCGCCGTGGCGGATGCCAAATCGGATCAGGTATTCCAGTGCAACGTCCAGTTCTTCCCCGTAACCCGCAAGGAGGGGACGGTATGA
- a CDS encoding class I SAM-dependent rRNA methyltransferase: MSGHPWIFSGALDRKPDCPDGSLVRIMVQKQFLGVGYYSGRTDIAIRILSLNDESIDARFFAERFRLLRRRKEEWLPKRTNAYRAVFAESDGCPGLIVDNYAGVLVAQFHTLGMDNLKPLVTEGLREAFSPRAIVERSDVANRAAEGMTDKPVGILYGEDVSEVEIEEQGFKFLVHVKEGQKTGFFLDQRENRQAIVRYCKGRKLANCFSYTGGFSVYAASAAKRVVSVDISKPAMEYCRRNFALNGFAADEGDFLAKDVFDFLKGLEPGEFDFIILDPPSFAKNKKQLTNAIKAYTTINSKALEKLPDGGILVSSSCTSHVDQSTFIKILHQSSVNARCQVKVLESREQPQDHPYHLSFPEGRYLKFFILQKWAR; the protein is encoded by the coding sequence TTGTCCGGCCATCCTTGGATCTTTTCCGGCGCCTTGGACCGGAAACCGGATTGCCCGGACGGCAGCCTGGTCCGGATCATGGTCCAGAAGCAATTCCTCGGCGTCGGTTATTATAGCGGTCGTACCGATATCGCCATCCGCATCCTCTCCTTGAACGACGAATCGATCGACGCCCGGTTCTTCGCCGAGCGCTTCCGCCTGCTCCGCCGCCGCAAGGAGGAATGGCTCCCCAAACGCACCAACGCCTACCGGGCCGTGTTCGCGGAAAGCGACGGATGCCCGGGCCTGATCGTCGACAATTACGCCGGAGTCCTGGTGGCCCAGTTCCATACCTTGGGGATGGACAACCTGAAGCCACTGGTCACCGAAGGCCTGCGCGAGGCGTTCTCGCCACGAGCCATCGTGGAACGAAGCGACGTGGCCAACCGGGCGGCCGAAGGCATGACGGACAAGCCCGTGGGCATTCTCTACGGGGAAGACGTGTCCGAGGTGGAAATCGAAGAGCAGGGATTCAAGTTCCTGGTGCACGTCAAGGAAGGCCAGAAGACCGGCTTCTTCCTGGATCAACGCGAGAACCGGCAAGCCATCGTCCGCTATTGCAAAGGGCGAAAGCTGGCTAATTGCTTCAGTTATACCGGCGGCTTTTCGGTCTACGCGGCCTCGGCCGCGAAACGCGTGGTGAGCGTGGACATTTCCAAGCCAGCGATGGAATATTGCCGGCGGAATTTCGCCTTGAACGGATTCGCGGCGGACGAGGGCGATTTCCTGGCCAAGGACGTATTCGATTTCCTGAAGGGCCTGGAACCGGGGGAGTTCGATTTCATCATCCTGGATCCGCCGTCGTTCGCCAAGAATAAAAAGCAGCTGACCAATGCGATCAAGGCCTATACCACCATCAATTCCAAGGCGTTGGAAAAACTGCCCGACGGCGGCATCCTGGTTTCATCCTCGTGCACGTCCCACGTGGACCAAAGCACCTTCATCAAGATCCTGCACCAAAGCAGCGTGAATGCCCGTTGCCAGGTCAAGGTATTGGAAAGCCGGGAGCAACCGCAGGATCATCCCTACCATCTGTCCTTCCCGGAAGGGCGCTACCTGAAATTCTTCATCCTGCAGAAATGGGCGCGCTAA